From a region of the Paenibacillus lutimineralis genome:
- a CDS encoding PDZ domain-containing protein yields the protein MDLVLEGLWNLAGAVGQLFLQPFYYISIIMVLLLYRRQVILERRLFHVRLNNWLAQTWRTVLGGLLAGIIVSLVGAFIGMTLTIEGILCIWAVTIVLLLVRVRYLCLAYSVGLLGVIQFILDRFPSFVGSGFGAEVIRTVRELNIPALLCLVGLLHLAEGLLVRWQGASFAGPLFFEGKRGKLVGGYQMQSLWPVPLLLLIPAHTTGGVLPWTPLFGGDAWQDGFGLVALPIIIGFSEMTSGMLPQVKARLTSNRLLFYGLAVLVLALLSHWWGWILLPAALVSFLLHEGLVWYSRFEEQESSPLFVNPAGGLKVLAVLPDSPAREMGILVGETIRKVNGVPVPTKEEMHAALRMNPAFCKLEVLNLKGEIKFLQRAIYAGEHHQLGVILAPDDKAPVAVRLQPLSLLQLLRPRRSEAGARGKRRPAGRGGDKASQPPSAG from the coding sequence TTGGATCTTGTGCTTGAAGGATTGTGGAATTTAGCCGGGGCCGTAGGACAATTGTTTCTGCAGCCATTTTATTATATCTCGATTATTATGGTGCTCCTGCTCTATCGCAGGCAAGTTATATTGGAGCGCAGGTTGTTCCATGTAAGGCTGAACAATTGGCTCGCTCAGACTTGGCGTACAGTGCTTGGAGGCTTGCTGGCGGGGATTATCGTATCGCTTGTTGGTGCGTTTATCGGCATGACGTTAACGATAGAGGGGATTTTATGTATATGGGCGGTAACGATTGTATTACTGCTCGTTCGTGTTAGATATTTATGTCTGGCCTACTCCGTCGGTCTGCTAGGAGTTATCCAGTTTATCCTGGATCGATTCCCTTCATTTGTAGGCAGCGGCTTTGGGGCCGAAGTGATTCGTACGGTTAGGGAACTGAATATACCAGCACTGCTATGCCTTGTCGGGCTGCTGCACTTAGCGGAAGGGCTGCTTGTCCGCTGGCAGGGTGCTTCCTTTGCAGGGCCATTGTTCTTCGAAGGCAAGCGCGGTAAGCTGGTCGGGGGCTATCAGATGCAGAGCCTATGGCCAGTTCCATTGCTCTTGCTCATTCCTGCTCATACAACGGGAGGGGTATTGCCTTGGACGCCGCTGTTTGGTGGAGATGCCTGGCAGGACGGGTTCGGTCTTGTTGCTCTGCCGATCATTATCGGATTCTCGGAGATGACGAGTGGGATGCTGCCTCAGGTCAAGGCTCGATTAACTTCGAATCGACTACTGTTCTACGGGTTGGCTGTGCTTGTGCTGGCGCTGCTGTCCCACTGGTGGGGCTGGATCTTGCTTCCAGCGGCGCTGGTGTCCTTCTTATTGCATGAAGGACTTGTGTGGTACAGCCGCTTTGAGGAGCAGGAATCGAGCCCGCTGTTCGTCAATCCGGCAGGAGGCTTGAAGGTGCTCGCGGTACTGCCGGACAGTCCGGCACGGGAGATGGGCATCCTGGTCGGGGAGACCATCCGCAAGGTCAATGGCGTGCCGGTTCCAACGAAGGAAGAGATGCATGCGGCGCTGCGGATGAATCCGGCCTTCTGCAAGCTGGAGGTTCTTAATCTCAAGGGTGAGATCAAGTTTCTCCAGCGCGCAATTTACGCCGGCGAGCATCATCAGCTCGGCGTGATCCTGGCGCCTGACGACAAGGCGCCGGTTGCTGTTAGGCTGCAGCCGCTGTCGCTGCTGCAGCTGCTGAGGCCGCGGCGCAGCGAAGCTGGCGCGCGCGGCAAGCGCCGCCCGGCTGGCCGGGGCGGCGACAAAGCGTCTCAGCCGCCATCGGCGGGTTGA
- a CDS encoding OmpA/MotB family protein has translation MRQSQHERSRRWKKSEQSGDSKDRWMITYADLITLLLIFFIIMYGMSRLDVEKYELVTQSLQHTFSSGNSIIAGGNGILDGSQSPDIHEDPGSGSAEADQSNQNGEEPLSERELAFRKQEEELQDLMKRIEAYVKDNHLQDQIHVADLPKGISITLSDRFLFDTGKAELKQGSAKTMAKLASLFKQLDTVISIEGHTDNQPIVRASKFKDNWELSGERALSVLRFFLDKEKLDPQHFQYAGYADTRPTGDNTTAEGRQKNRRVEITVLRQLQQ, from the coding sequence ATGAGACAGAGTCAGCATGAACGGAGCCGCAGATGGAAGAAAAGCGAACAGAGTGGCGACTCCAAGGATCGCTGGATGATTACATACGCTGACTTGATTACCCTGCTGCTTATTTTCTTCATCATCATGTATGGAATGAGCCGTCTTGATGTTGAGAAATATGAACTTGTTACTCAATCCTTGCAGCACACATTCAGCAGTGGGAACTCCATCATTGCCGGTGGCAATGGCATTCTAGATGGTTCACAAAGCCCCGATATACATGAGGATCCGGGTTCCGGTTCTGCCGAGGCAGACCAGAGCAATCAGAACGGTGAGGAACCCTTAAGCGAGCGCGAACTCGCCTTCCGTAAACAAGAGGAAGAACTGCAGGATCTTATGAAACGGATCGAAGCTTATGTGAAGGATAATCATCTACAAGATCAAATTCATGTCGCCGATCTGCCAAAAGGAATCTCGATTACCTTGAGCGACCGCTTCCTGTTCGATACCGGCAAGGCGGAATTGAAGCAGGGTTCTGCCAAAACCATGGCCAAGCTGGCCAGCCTGTTCAAGCAACTGGACACCGTAATTAGCATTGAGGGGCATACCGATAATCAGCCGATCGTCCGTGCCTCCAAGTTCAAGGACAACTGGGAACTGTCTGGCGAAAGAGCCTTGTCGGTGCTGCGTTTCTTCCTGGATAAGGAGAAGCTTGATCCACAGCATTTTCAATACGCCGGCTACGCTGACACCCGTCCTACCGGTGACAACACTACAGCCGAGGGTAGACAAAAGAACCGCCGCGTTGAAATCACGGTATTGAGACAGCTACAGCAATAA
- a CDS encoding patatin-like phospholipase family protein: MTENLSTVKKEKTALVVEGGGMRGIFSTGILDAFIKQNFYPFDLCIGVSAGSSNVAAYLGQMYQRNYKVFTDYSLRPEFISMKKFVRGGHLMDIDWLWDITLRDMPVDVDTLFSGSAEFIIGATEVNTGNSVYLQPTRHNFDQLMKASSAIPVIYRGFVEVDGVKYVDGGVTDSIPVIEAYRRGANKIMVLRSRPHAYMMNNSKNNMLTRWHLRKYPDLLQALNNRAHTYQEAIDFMRNPPSDVQVIEVNPPDSFKTERLTKELPILEQDYQLGYDMGVQLAQDWDKQSS; the protein is encoded by the coding sequence ATGACAGAAAACCTTAGTACGGTAAAAAAGGAAAAAACGGCATTAGTTGTTGAAGGCGGCGGAATGAGGGGTATATTCTCTACGGGAATTCTCGATGCATTCATCAAACAGAATTTCTACCCATTTGACCTATGTATCGGCGTTTCCGCGGGTTCTTCGAATGTCGCTGCCTATTTAGGCCAAATGTATCAGCGTAATTATAAAGTATTCACAGACTATTCACTCCGTCCGGAGTTCATCAGTATGAAGAAATTTGTACGTGGTGGCCATCTGATGGATATCGATTGGCTATGGGACATAACACTGCGGGATATGCCTGTAGATGTGGATACTCTGTTCTCAGGCTCCGCTGAGTTCATTATCGGAGCCACCGAAGTGAATACGGGCAATTCAGTGTATTTGCAGCCGACCCGGCATAATTTTGACCAGTTAATGAAAGCTTCGAGCGCTATACCCGTCATATACCGTGGCTTCGTTGAGGTGGATGGGGTAAAATATGTCGATGGCGGAGTTACCGATTCTATCCCCGTCATCGAGGCCTATCGTCGTGGCGCCAACAAAATTATGGTGCTGCGCTCCAGGCCTCATGCTTATATGATGAATAACAGCAAAAACAATATGTTAACCCGGTGGCATCTGCGTAAATATCCGGACCTGCTGCAAGCACTCAACAACCGCGCACATACTTACCAGGAAGCGATCGACTTTATGCGCAATCCTCCGAGCGATGTACAGGTTATCGAAGTGAATCCACCGGATTCCTTCAAGACAGAGCGTCTGACCAAGGAGCTGCCTATACTAGAGCAAGACTATCAGCTCGGTTATGACATGGGCGTACAGCTTGCGCAGGATTGGGACAAACAATCCTCCTGA
- the ftsE gene encoding cell division ATP-binding protein FtsE: MIEMQDVWKTYSNGTHALKGISVKIDRNEFVYLVGPSGAGKSTFMKLIYREEVPTKGQISVNGFNIGRLKQRKIPYVRRNIGVVFQDFRLLPKLNVYENVAFAMEVVEAPKKVIRKRVPEVLELVGLKNKATRDPSQLSGGEQQRVAIARAIVNNPSVIIADEPTGNLDPETSWGIMQLLDEINFRGTTIVMATHNKDIVNTMRKRVIAIEHGNIVRDEMRGEYGYEF, translated from the coding sequence GTGATAGAAATGCAGGATGTTTGGAAGACATATTCAAACGGGACCCATGCTTTGAAGGGTATCTCGGTCAAAATCGATCGTAATGAATTTGTATATTTGGTCGGGCCCTCTGGCGCGGGGAAATCGACTTTTATGAAGCTTATATATCGGGAAGAAGTGCCTACGAAAGGGCAGATTTCTGTAAACGGTTTTAATATCGGAAGGCTCAAACAGCGAAAAATTCCTTATGTCAGACGCAATATCGGCGTTGTTTTCCAAGATTTCAGGCTGCTGCCCAAGCTGAATGTATATGAGAACGTCGCTTTTGCGATGGAGGTTGTCGAAGCCCCGAAGAAAGTGATTCGCAAGCGGGTGCCTGAGGTGCTGGAATTGGTCGGTCTGAAAAATAAGGCGACTCGTGATCCATCCCAATTATCAGGGGGAGAGCAGCAGCGGGTGGCGATCGCCAGGGCGATTGTGAACAACCCGTCGGTTATCATTGCTGACGAACCAACCGGGAATCTTGATCCGGAGACATCATGGGGAATTATGCAGCTATTAGATGAGATTAATTTTCGCGGTACGACGATTGTTATGGCGACCCACAATAAGGATATTGTGAATACGATGCGCAAGCGCGTCATCGCTATTGAGCATGGAAATATCGTTCGTGATGAGATGAGAGGGGAATACGGATATGAGTTTTAG
- a CDS encoding murein hydrolase activator EnvC family protein: protein MKKWISVIAVITIAATMFNPTEGYAKSKTINQIDAELKQLQKQAKQAKIQQEKATDKKQEAQHYVNKNQAYLKQVLSQIDTVSNELANIALDIEDTKTNLRDTANKLDKTKQRIEERSGLLDTRVRIMYTDGAVSYLDVLLSSTSFSDFLQRADSLQAIMNQDKVLLDEHKHDKELLQDQQQQLEQDYAKVKTLYAQAEDRRSILEEKEIEKQQLIAKYSDQIDQQEEITQEQNELLVKLATKRSALENEKKKIKAAQVYKAKTTTKKVSYSASGGFTGNGGSMMVPVNGARLSSGYGTRVHPVTGKVKSHTGVDLAVSEGTDIHAAEGGVVIVAEWWSGYGNTVVIDHGNNVWTLYGHIRTGGTKVQVGDTVKKGEKIAEVGQTGVATGPHVHFEVRINGNPVDPTPYL from the coding sequence TTGAAGAAATGGATATCCGTGATTGCTGTAATCACCATAGCCGCTACGATGTTCAACCCAACAGAGGGTTATGCCAAATCTAAGACCATCAACCAGATTGATGCCGAACTGAAGCAGCTTCAGAAGCAGGCGAAACAGGCGAAGATTCAGCAAGAGAAAGCAACTGACAAGAAGCAGGAAGCACAGCACTATGTGAACAAGAACCAGGCGTATTTGAAGCAGGTGCTATCACAGATCGATACAGTTAGTAATGAATTGGCCAATATTGCACTGGACATTGAGGACACGAAGACGAACCTGCGGGATACCGCGAACAAGTTGGATAAGACAAAGCAGCGGATTGAGGAACGTTCAGGCTTGCTGGATACGAGGGTTCGTATCATGTATACCGACGGTGCTGTCTCTTATTTGGATGTATTGCTGTCCTCCACTAGCTTCTCGGATTTTCTGCAGCGGGCTGATTCCCTTCAGGCGATCATGAATCAGGACAAGGTCCTGCTGGATGAGCACAAGCATGATAAAGAACTTCTCCAGGATCAGCAGCAGCAGCTTGAACAGGACTACGCTAAAGTGAAGACATTGTATGCTCAAGCGGAGGATCGTAGAAGTATTCTTGAGGAGAAAGAAATTGAGAAGCAGCAATTGATTGCGAAGTATAGCGATCAGATCGATCAACAGGAAGAAATTACTCAGGAGCAAAATGAATTGCTTGTCAAACTGGCGACCAAGCGTTCTGCTCTTGAGAATGAGAAGAAGAAGATCAAAGCAGCTCAAGTATATAAAGCGAAGACGACTACCAAGAAGGTATCCTATTCGGCATCAGGTGGATTCACAGGAAATGGCGGCTCAATGATGGTTCCAGTGAACGGGGCGCGTCTCTCCTCCGGGTACGGCACACGGGTACATCCGGTGACGGGAAAGGTTAAGTCGCATACAGGGGTAGATCTTGCTGTTTCGGAAGGAACCGATATTCATGCAGCTGAAGGTGGTGTCGTCATCGTCGCAGAATGGTGGAGCGGCTACGGAAATACGGTTGTCATCGATCATGGCAACAATGTCTGGACGCTTTACGGTCATATCCGTACTGGCGGGACTAAGGTACAGGTCGGAGATACGGTGAAAAAAGGTGAGAAGATAGCGGAGGTCGGTCAGACCGGTGTTGCCACTGGGCCACACGTTCATTTCGAGGTTCGTATTAACGGTAATCCGGTAGACCCGACACCTTATTTGTAA
- a CDS encoding flagellar motor protein → MDISTVIGIIIGLAALVGGFIWEGGELGGLMQLTAACIVFGGTLAAVLVSFPLAKLKTVPRALAIAFATRGTDIAGLIDDITRMSHTARREGVLALEKKAAEYPDPFLREGVQLVVDGTDRAMVEQIMELELQSTHHKYEGYAKIFESAGGYAPTMGIIGTVMGLIHVLGSLTEPTALGPSIALAFTATLYGVASANLIFLPIASKIKSRGEDEIQRMEMMLEGILSIQNGDHPVLVRRKLESFGADSITPKQEMPEFKEIEL, encoded by the coding sequence ATGGATATTTCAACGGTTATCGGTATCATTATCGGACTTGCCGCACTGGTCGGCGGGTTCATTTGGGAAGGGGGAGAATTAGGAGGTCTCATGCAGCTTACAGCTGCTTGCATCGTATTCGGAGGAACGCTTGCTGCGGTGTTGGTCAGTTTTCCATTAGCCAAGCTAAAGACGGTTCCACGCGCTCTGGCTATCGCCTTTGCTACTAGAGGTACTGATATAGCCGGATTAATTGATGACATCACCCGCATGTCGCATACGGCGAGACGCGAAGGTGTACTGGCTCTGGAGAAGAAAGCAGCCGAATACCCCGATCCCTTCCTCCGCGAGGGAGTCCAACTCGTCGTTGATGGTACCGATCGGGCAATGGTGGAGCAGATCATGGAGCTTGAACTACAGTCTACGCATCATAAATATGAAGGCTATGCCAAAATATTCGAATCCGCTGGTGGATACGCCCCTACGATGGGGATTATCGGTACGGTTATGGGTCTCATTCACGTTCTTGGCAGCCTGACTGAACCAACGGCATTGGGGCCATCCATCGCTCTGGCTTTTACAGCTACATTATATGGTGTAGCGAGCGCCAACCTGATCTTCCTGCCAATCGCTTCGAAGATTAAATCGCGGGGTGAGGATGAAATACAACGTATGGAGATGATGCTCGAAGGAATCCTGTCCATTCAGAACGGAGATCACCCTGTGCTGGTTCGACGCAAGCTGGAATCATTCGGCGCAGATTCTATCACTCCCAAGCAAGAAATGCCCGAGTTCAAGGAGATTGAACTATGA
- a CDS encoding S41 family peptidase, whose protein sequence is MFKGRTVALMVVVAMLLSSILTLTLTGQWTFAGSNAVGSGIFADAFGGNKSGIKKIETAMDLVEKNYVEGVDRNKLVDGAIGGMLNALGDPFTSYMAPETAQQFSEQIEGSFTGIGAEVSMEDGKVVVVSPIKGSPAEQAGIKPKDILLSVNGESFEGLGLNEAVAKIRGPKGTKAKVKVKRPGTANELEFSIVRGDIALETVYSSMKQENIGVIEVTEFSMNTADRFAQELASLEKQGMKALVIDVRNNPGGVLQVVEKMAEQFVPKGKAILQIEDKNKNRKKMTSVQGKSKNYPVIIITNKGSASASEILAGALKESAGAKSLGETTYGKGTVQSSFSKEMGDGSLVKITIAKWLTPNGEWIHKKGIEPDIPVSQPDYFSVAPINKEKTYKFDMLGEDIKSAQTMLSGVGYDPGRKDGYFDKKTEAALEKFQAAKGLKANGVLDAKTAEALESSLIDQIRDPKNDNQMNQAIQEAQKEINSLASNE, encoded by the coding sequence ATGTTCAAAGGACGTACAGTTGCTCTAATGGTCGTGGTCGCCATGCTGCTCAGCAGTATTCTGACTCTTACCTTAACAGGTCAGTGGACCTTTGCGGGTTCGAATGCAGTAGGTAGCGGAATTTTTGCTGATGCTTTTGGAGGCAACAAGAGCGGAATCAAGAAGATCGAGACGGCTATGGATCTTGTTGAAAAAAATTACGTAGAGGGCGTTGATCGGAACAAACTGGTGGACGGGGCGATCGGTGGTATGCTGAATGCGCTTGGCGATCCGTTTACCTCTTATATGGCACCGGAGACTGCGCAGCAGTTCTCCGAACAAATCGAAGGTTCTTTTACCGGAATTGGTGCTGAGGTATCGATGGAGGACGGCAAGGTTGTCGTCGTATCTCCCATTAAAGGCTCTCCTGCGGAGCAAGCGGGCATCAAGCCGAAGGATATTCTGCTCTCGGTCAACGGTGAATCCTTTGAAGGGCTTGGCTTGAATGAAGCCGTTGCTAAGATTCGCGGTCCAAAAGGGACCAAGGCTAAAGTAAAGGTCAAGCGTCCAGGTACAGCTAATGAACTGGAATTCTCGATTGTCCGTGGTGATATTGCGTTGGAAACGGTCTATTCCAGCATGAAGCAAGAGAATATTGGCGTGATTGAGGTTACGGAATTCTCCATGAATACGGCGGATCGCTTTGCACAGGAATTGGCTTCATTGGAGAAACAGGGAATGAAGGCACTGGTCATCGATGTGCGGAACAATCCGGGCGGCGTGCTTCAAGTCGTTGAGAAGATGGCAGAGCAATTTGTTCCGAAAGGTAAGGCCATTCTTCAAATCGAGGATAAGAATAAAAATCGTAAGAAGATGACTTCTGTTCAAGGCAAGAGTAAAAATTATCCGGTGATCATCATTACGAACAAGGGCAGTGCTAGTGCCTCGGAAATTCTGGCGGGTGCCCTCAAAGAATCAGCAGGGGCAAAATCGCTTGGAGAAACGACGTATGGCAAAGGAACTGTTCAGTCCAGCTTCTCCAAAGAGATGGGCGACGGTAGTCTAGTGAAGATTACGATTGCTAAATGGCTGACACCAAATGGCGAGTGGATCCACAAGAAAGGGATTGAGCCGGACATCCCGGTATCACAGCCGGATTACTTCTCGGTCGCTCCGATTAACAAGGAGAAAACCTATAAATTCGACATGCTGGGCGAAGACATTAAGAGCGCTCAGACGATGTTAAGCGGGGTAGGTTATGATCCCGGCCGCAAGGACGGATATTTTGACAAGAAGACGGAGGCGGCACTGGAGAAATTCCAAGCAGCCAAAGGCTTGAAGGCGAATGGTGTGCTTGACGCTAAGACGGCGGAGGCGCTTGAGAGCAGTCTGATTGATCAAATCCGTGATCCGAAGAATGATAACCAAATGAATCAAGCGATTCAGGAGGCCCAGAAGGAAATCAATTCATTGGCGTCGAATGAGTAA
- the ftsX gene encoding permease-like cell division protein FtsX has translation MSFSTLLRQFREGARNVFRNGWMSVASITSIIVSLFILGVFIMLVVNINSFADDADGQVQISVYLESNVDNALRDKLIAEVKSMPEVSEVALIPKSEGLKEFKEKLGAEGKDLLEGYTDETNPIPDTFKIKLIEPTTAPFVASKITALNDKNPDKPIYKVNYGKGTTEKLFKITRGIRNIGFIFVAGLALMAMFLISNTIRVTILARRREIGIMKLVGATNAFIRWPFFIEGALIGLIGSVITVGALIFGYQELEQAVAADMTLAFRLVPIKQIALQISGLLIGLGLLIGIWGSLMSIRKSLKV, from the coding sequence ATGAGTTTTAGTACCCTCTTAAGACAGTTTCGAGAAGGGGCGCGTAATGTGTTCCGCAATGGCTGGATGTCGGTGGCATCCATTACTTCAATTATCGTATCTCTATTTATATTAGGCGTATTTATAATGCTTGTCGTTAACATAAATTCCTTCGCAGATGATGCTGACGGTCAGGTGCAGATTAGCGTGTATTTGGAATCGAATGTGGATAATGCCTTGCGGGACAAGCTGATTGCAGAAGTCAAGTCGATGCCGGAGGTTAGCGAGGTGGCCCTGATTCCGAAGTCCGAAGGGCTCAAGGAGTTCAAGGAGAAGCTGGGTGCGGAAGGGAAGGACTTGCTTGAAGGCTATACCGATGAGACGAACCCGATCCCTGATACGTTCAAGATCAAATTGATCGAACCAACGACGGCGCCGTTCGTTGCCAGCAAAATAACAGCGCTCAACGACAAAAATCCAGATAAGCCGATCTACAAAGTGAACTATGGTAAAGGGACGACAGAGAAGCTATTCAAGATTACGCGGGGGATCCGCAACATCGGGTTTATCTTCGTAGCCGGCCTGGCATTAATGGCCATGTTCCTCATCTCCAACACGATCAGGGTGACGATCTTGGCACGACGTCGTGAGATCGGAATTATGAAGCTGGTTGGTGCGACCAACGCCTTCATTCGCTGGCCTTTCTTTATTGAGGGAGCACTGATTGGCTTGATCGGCTCCGTTATTACGGTGGGCGCATTGATCTTCGGGTATCAGGAGCTGGAGCAAGCGGTAGCCGCTGATATGACCCTTGCCTTCCGACTCGTTCCGATCAAGCAGATCGCACTTCAGATCAGCGGATTATTGATCGGACTTGGATTGCTGATCGGCATCTGGGGAAGTCTCATGTCCATCCGTAAATCTTTGAAGGTATAG
- the uvrB gene encoding excinuclease ABC subunit UvrB, whose translation MSDIVFNDNKFEVVSEYKLQGDQPTAVEELVEGVKMGEKYQTLLGATGTGKTFTIANTIAKLNRPTLVIAHNKTLAAQLASEFKEFFPHNSVDYFVSYYDYYQPEAYIPSSDTYIEKDSSINEEIDKLRHSATSSLFERRDVIIVASVSCIYGLGSPMEYRDLVLSLRIGMEKPRNQILSRLVDIQYQRNDINFVRGTFRVRGDVLEIFPASKGEQAIRVEFFGDEIDRITEIDVLTGELIGERDHVAIFPASHFVTQEETMKAALVNIERELEERLELLRSQGKLLEAQRLEQRTRYDIEMMKEVGFCSGIENYSGPLTFRERGATPYTLMDYFPDDMLIVVDESHVTLPQIRAMYNGDQARKNVLVDHGFRLPSALDNRPLRFEEFEEKAGQMIFVSATPGPYELEHCDTMTQQIIRPTGLLDPVIEVRPTKGQIDDLIGEINERIAKDERVLVTTLTKKMSEDLTDYLKEIGIKVRYLHSDIKTLERMSILRDLRLGTFHVLIGINLLREGLDLPEVSLVAILDADKEGFLRSERSLIQTIGRAARNSEGRVLMYGDHITESMDRAIKETERRRSIQIAYNEKHGITPQTIRKKVRDVIEATKVAESKSDYLADAKGKMSKRDRESMIKRLEAEMKEAAKNLQFERAAELRDAILELKAE comes from the coding sequence ATGAGCGATATTGTCTTCAATGATAATAAATTTGAAGTTGTCTCCGAGTATAAGCTACAGGGGGACCAGCCGACGGCCGTCGAGGAATTGGTTGAAGGCGTAAAAATGGGCGAAAAGTACCAGACGTTGTTAGGCGCAACAGGTACCGGAAAAACCTTTACTATAGCGAACACGATTGCGAAGCTGAACAGGCCGACACTAGTGATCGCTCACAACAAGACGCTGGCTGCGCAGCTCGCAAGCGAGTTCAAAGAATTTTTCCCTCACAACTCGGTAGATTACTTCGTCAGTTATTACGACTATTACCAGCCGGAAGCGTACATTCCTTCCTCTGATACCTATATTGAAAAAGACTCCAGTATTAACGAAGAGATCGATAAATTAAGGCACTCGGCGACAAGCTCATTGTTTGAGCGTCGAGATGTCATAATTGTAGCGAGCGTATCGTGTATATATGGCCTCGGTTCGCCGATGGAGTACCGCGACCTCGTTCTGTCGCTCCGGATTGGGATGGAGAAGCCGCGTAATCAGATTCTGAGTCGGCTCGTAGATATCCAATACCAGCGGAATGATATCAACTTCGTGCGCGGGACGTTCCGTGTACGCGGGGATGTGCTGGAGATTTTCCCGGCTTCCAAAGGGGAGCAAGCGATTAGAGTAGAGTTCTTTGGCGATGAGATCGACCGGATCACGGAAATTGACGTACTGACCGGTGAACTGATCGGGGAGCGGGACCATGTTGCTATTTTCCCGGCGTCTCACTTCGTAACCCAAGAAGAGACGATGAAGGCGGCGCTTGTCAATATCGAACGTGAGCTGGAGGAGCGGCTAGAGCTGCTTCGTTCACAGGGCAAGCTGCTGGAGGCACAGCGACTTGAACAGCGTACCCGGTATGACATCGAGATGATGAAGGAAGTCGGCTTCTGCTCAGGGATTGAGAACTATTCGGGGCCGCTAACCTTCCGTGAGCGGGGGGCAACGCCTTATACTTTGATGGATTATTTCCCTGACGATATGCTGATTGTCGTGGATGAGTCGCACGTGACGCTACCGCAAATCCGGGCGATGTATAACGGGGACCAGGCGCGTAAGAATGTGCTGGTTGACCACGGCTTCCGGCTCCCTTCTGCCTTGGATAACCGTCCACTCCGATTCGAGGAATTTGAGGAAAAGGCCGGGCAAATGATCTTTGTATCAGCGACCCCAGGTCCATATGAGCTGGAGCATTGCGATACAATGACGCAGCAGATTATCCGGCCGACGGGTCTGCTTGATCCGGTAATCGAAGTGCGTCCGACCAAGGGCCAAATCGATGATCTGATCGGGGAGATCAATGAGCGGATCGCTAAGGATGAACGGGTTCTGGTTACGACGTTGACCAAGAAAATGTCCGAGGACCTTACCGACTATCTTAAGGAAATCGGAATCAAGGTGCGTTATCTTCACTCTGATATTAAGACATTGGAGCGGATGAGCATTCTTCGTGATCTGCGACTCGGTACCTTCCATGTGCTAATTGGGATTAACCTGCTTCGGGAGGGACTGGATCTTCCTGAGGTATCGCTGGTAGCTATCCTCGATGCGGATAAGGAGGGCTTCCTGCGCTCCGAGCGTTCGTTGATCCAGACGATTGGCCGGGCGGCGCGGAACTCAGAGGGGCGTGTGCTGATGTATGGAGATCATATTACGGAATCCATGGATCGGGCTATTAAGGAGACAGAGCGTCGTCGCAGTATCCAGATCGCTTATAATGAGAAGCATGGTATCACGCCACAGACAATTCGCAAGAAGGTCAGAGATGTGATCGAAGCTACGAAAGTGGCGGAGAGCAAATCGGATTACTTGGCGGATGCCAAAGGTAAGATGTCCAAACGCGATCGCGAGTCGATGATCAAGCGGCTTGAGGCCGAAATGAAGGAAGCAGCGAAGAACTTGCAGTTTGAACGAGCTGCTGAGCTGCGCGATGCGATTTTGGAGCTTAAGGCGGAGTAG